TATCTAAGACTTTGATCAATTCATCTGCTTTTTTATCCATTATACCCGAAGCATTCTCTTTTGAGTTCTTCAGGCGTAAATATTCATCTGCAATATTAAGAGCTGCTAAAATAGCTAATTTTTGCGTGTCTACGATGCCGG
This genomic stretch from Candidatus Liberimonas magnetica harbors:
- a CDS encoding cell division protein ZapA; translation: MNKVPVNILGRTYEVETSPGDELFIYSVAEYVESKIVEAQQDTGIVDTQKLAILAALNIADEYLRLKNSKENASGIMDKKADELIKVLDKVLTV